The Oscarella lobularis chromosome 12, ooOscLobu1.1, whole genome shotgun sequence genome window below encodes:
- the LOC136193516 gene encoding 26S proteasome non-ATPase regulatory subunit 10-like: protein MGLTPYSLACESSVDTMKKMVCLEEHGYILSPLDIVWGAGNPFSSSEKTNEIFNYLFNEKGLSVNAIEEKYGFTPLHPACSSESIFGMKWLVEHKADISSFDRSGQTPFMWACKSSINRSAKVRYLVEKGANCQAKDYKGNTALFHATYNSSKCEDDEVKDVLRYLVIEKGININSVDKEGRTPLLYACEEHPSFLVIQQLIELGADVSFRNKNKKMQHIVAESFSSIDASVIDLLID, encoded by the exons ATGGGACTTACGCCATATTCTCTGGCCTGTGAaagttccgttgacacaatgaagaaaatggtctGTCTCGAAGAACATGGCTACATTTTGTCACCATTGGATATT GTTTGGGGAGCTGGGAATCcattttcgtcatctgaaaaaacaaacgagatttttaattatcttTTTAATGAAAAAGGATTGAGTGTCAATGCTATTGAAGAAAAG TATGGGTTCACTCCTCTGCATCCTGCCTGCTCCAGTGAAAGCATTTTTGGAATGAAATGGCTTGTGGAACACAAGGCTGATATCAGTAGCTTCGACAGG aGTGGGcaaacgccttttatgtGGGCGTGTAAAAGTTCCATCAATCGTTCAGcgaaagttcgctacttggttgaaaaaggagcaaactgtcaagcaaaagattAC aaagGAAACACGGCTTTGTTTCATGCCACCTATAACTCCTCAAagtgtgaagatgacgaagtgaaagatgttcttcgatatcttgtcattgagaaaggcattaatatcaattctgttgatAAG GAGGGAAGGACACCCTTATTGTACGCATGTGAGGAACATCCTTCTTTCCTtgtcattcagcaactaattgaattaggagctgatGTCTCTTTCAGAAATAAG aacaaaaaaatgcaGCATATTGTTGCAGAAAGCTTTTCAAGCATAGACGCATcagttattgatctattAATCGATTAA